A region of the Stutzerimonas stutzeri genome:
AGGACAAACAGCGGTGCTCTCATCGCTTTTTCTCCCGGGGCCTGTCGGCATGGCGTATCCGTCCGCGCTCGGCCGGGGCATTGACGAAGACCACATCGAGCACACTGCCGCCACGTCCGGCGGCGGCATTCCAGTTGGCCGACAGATGGACGTAGCGCTGGCGCAGCAGGCGTTCCTCTTCCATATCCAGCGCGCCGCTGCCGCTTCTGGCCCAGGCCAGCAGCTTGTCGCTGATAGGTACAAGCTCTGCGGGTAGAGAGAGTTTACTGTCTTGCTCGTCGATGAAATCGAGCGGGACGCCTGCCTCCACCGCCAGCGCATGCATGACCCGCATATACACCCGCGAAAGATGTCCATAAACCCGGCGCTCCAGATAGGGCGCCGCCAGCACGTATTTCATCTGGTCACTACGCCCGCCGCTGAAGGGTGTGAAGTGTTCCCAGACGTCCGTTTCCAGCCGCGCGGTACGGTCCTGCGGGTCGAGCAGGTCGGCCTGGCGGGCATATTCGGTATCGCGTTGCGCCTGCTGGTAGGCCAGGGTGCTGAATGGGCTGGTCGCCCGGCTGACCCAGTTGCTGCGCGGGCGTATCGGGTAGAGCCGCTCGCTGTCCAGCGGCGGATAGCCGCCGCCCAGGTCCGAATGGGCGCCGGGCAGGACGATTTCCCAGTGCGGCGGGGCAACCTGGTTGAGGGCGAAATTGCGCCGGTATTCGTCGCGGGCGACCAGATGCACCACCTGGCGGGCCGCCTCGGGCGCCAGATGGAGGTCGATACCGCCGTTGACGTCATCGCTGGGATCGCCCCAGTCGTCCCAGCCGCCGAGGGCGGCCACGGTATCGAACAGGCCGATGAAGTTGATGACGACGTCGTCCCGCCAGTCGAAGCCGGATACCAGGCCGAGCTTGCCCGCGCGGCGCAATGTGCCCAATGGTCCCCGCTCGCGCAGGAGGATCTGATTGGCGAAATGCCGGGCCGCCGCCGCGCCGCGGCTGAAACCGAAGAGATCCAGTTCCAGCTTGGCCGGAGTGGAGCCGGGGTTTTCCTCTTCGAAACTGTCCAGGGCTTTGTGCGAGAAGCGTCAGGCCTTCGTCGACCTTGGCCAGCACCCCCGTCGCGCCGCGACCGAAGGCCTGGCCGGGAAAGCGGGTGTCCGGCTTGCCGGTGGTCGTACCGACACCCGTGACATAGACGCGGAAAATGCTGGGATTTCCTGCTTCCTTGGGTACCGGTTCGTCGCGGTACAACTCATACAACCGCCAGATATTGCTCACATCGTTGGCATAGCTGCTGTCCGGGTCGAGATGATGCGCTTCGCAGCGCTGGACCATGGCCAGGGCCTCCTGCTCGCCGAGGCCGAGCGCGGGTGCGCGGCACTGGGCGCCGATGGCGCTGTTGGCGGCATTGTTGCCGGTGCCGTCGAAGAACACGCCGATGCGCAGGGTGACGGCCTGGCGGCTGCCCAGCTCTTCCTCCTCGTCTTCCTCTTCCAGCCCGTACGGCGCGGGATCGCCGGGCTCCTGCTGCCAGGCGCGGGCATTGGGCGACGCTGGTCGTTGCGGCAGTTCCGGCGCGGCGGGCGCCCGTGCCACAGGCGCGCCGTCGAGGTTCAGCGGCTCGGGCGGCACGAAGGGCGCCGGGGTGTGCGAGGTGCCGATGATGACGGTGCCCGAGCCGCCGATGACCAGATTGCCATGGTCGCCGAGGCTGCCCTGGACGACGGCGGGTCTGCCATTGATCAGCACGTTGGGGATGATATTGCCCGTCAGGACGCTGCCGCATGCGGTGGTATCGCCGGCACGG
Encoded here:
- a CDS encoding DUF2235 domain-containing protein; protein product: MAALGGWDDWGDPSDDVNGGIDLHLAPEAARQVVHLVARDEYRRNFALNQVAPPHWEIVLPGAHSDLGGGYPPLDSERLYPIRPRSNWVSRATSPFSTLAYQQAQRDTEYARQADLLDPQDRTARLETDVWEHFTPFSGGRSDQMKYVLAAPYLERRVYGHLSRVYMRVMHALAVEAGVPLDFIDEQDSKLSLPAELVPISDKLLAWARSGSGALDMEEERLLRQRYVHLSANWNAAAGRGGSVLDVVFVNAPAERGRIRHADRPREKKR
- a CDS encoding PAAR domain-containing protein gives rise to the protein MTGKPAARLGDATSCPKKGHGDNPIVSGSPDVFFDGLPAARAGDTTACGSVLTGNIIPNVLINGRPAVVQGSLGDHGNLVIGGSGTVIIGTSHTPAPFVPPEPLNLDGAPVARAPAAPELPQRPASPNARAWQQEPGDPAPYGLEEEDEEEELGSRQAVTLRIGVFFDGTGNNAANSAIGAQCRAPALGLGEQEALAMVQRCEAHHLDPDSSYANDVSNIWRLYELYRDEPVPKEAGNPSIFRVYVTGVGTTTGKPDTRFPGQAFGRGATGVLAKVDEGLTLLAQSPGQFRRGKPRLHSGQAGTGSLRFQPRRGGGPAFRQSDPPARAGTIGHIAPRGQARPGIRLRLAGRRRHQLHRPVRYRGRPRRLGRLGRSQR